Within Pelomicrobium methylotrophicum, the genomic segment CAAGGAGGGGATGGCCCTGTGGCGCGAACGGCTGTTCGCCACCATGGCGCGCAACGCCGGCAGCGTCACCGCTTACTTCCGCCTTCCCACCCACCGGGTGGTGGAACTGGGCACCCAGATTGAGCTATGAGGCATCCCCGTGGCGAGCGCCGTCATCGCGAACCTGGAAAAGCTTCTGGCTGCCGGCAAGGAGTCGGCGCTCCTGCGCTTCAGCCTCGGAAACGAGTACCTGAAGCAGGGGGATGCGGCCACCGCCATCGGTCATTTGCGGCGCGCGCTGGAGCTGGACGCCGGCTACTCGGCGGCATGGAAGCTGCTCGGCAAGGCGCTGACCGATCAGGGAGCGCTGGAGGAAGCCCTGGCCACCTACCGCCGTGGGATCGAGGTCGCGCAGAACAAGGGCGACAAGCAGGCGGCCAAGGAAATGGCTGTCTTCGCCCGCCGCATCGAGAAGAGCCTCGGGCTACCAGCGCGGTGACGGCGCTGGCGGTCGCGCCGTCACGCCCGGATTTCCTTACGCTGGAACAACACGTAAGCCACGGCGAAGAGCAGCAGCGTGCCCGCCACCAGCGCGGTCAGCGCCGGCCACACCAGCGCCAGGCTTTCCGCGAGAGGAAGGGGTCGGCCGACCATCATGCCCTCCAGCTGGGCCAGGAACACCGGCCCCAGCGCGCGGACTTCCGGATGGAGCAGGGCCTGCACCGCGTCGCCGTAGAGCGCGTTGGGCGAGATGCGGGCGAGCGCCATCGTCAAGTCGACCTGCGCCAGCGGGTCCCGCGCGAGACCAGGCGTCACAGCTTGCGCACCCTGGACGATGAACTGGGTGAGCATGGGCCATAGCACCGCGAAGAAGATCCACACGCCCAGCGCCGTCAACACCGCGCCCTGAGGTTGGCGGAAGATCACTGACAGACACATGGCCAGCGCCAGCCACACGCCCGCGTAGAACAGGGTGGCGAGGAGGAAGAGGAGCCCCCGGACCACCTCCTCTGCCCCCGGCGGCAGCCCGAGGAACAGGATGCCGAGACCGGTGGTAACGAGCCATAACGCCAGCAACAGCACCGCCAGCGTGGTCAAGGCGGCAAGAAATTTTCCCACGAGCAGCGCGTCCCGATAGATCGGCTGGGAGAGGATTCTGCTCATGGTGCGGCGGTTGTACTCCCCGTTGACCGCGTCAAAGCCCAGCGCGATCGCCACCAGCGGCACAAAGAAGCCGAGAAACGCAACGAACGAAGGCAGCGGTTCCCGCTCGGCGGTAAAGAGCCTCAGGAACGCAAACGGGTCCTGCATCACCGTCGCCCGTAACTGTTGGCCTGCCACGTACACGGCGCCCACCGCGGCGATCAGCACCAGGACCTCCAGCACCCGCATCCGGGTGGAAGACAGATGGTCGGCCAGCTCTTTCGCCCACACGGCGGCGAAGCCGGTCCACGGCGATCCCTCACGCTTCATCGGCAGCCTCCTGAAAATAGCGTGCGTACACCTCGTCCAGACCAGGACGCGCCTGCGTGAGGCCGATGAGCCGGGCACCGGCGCCGAGCGCGGCCTGGGCGAGTTCGGAACGCACGTCCTGCTGCGCGTCCACCCGCCAGTGCCCGGTCGATTCCGCCTGCACCAGGCGCACTCCCGGAACCTGCTCCAAGGCGGCCCGCAGCAGCGCCCCTTCCGGGTCCGAGGGCGCAGGCTGCGCCTCCAAGTGCACCCGCCACGCAGAACCGAGCACCTGCCGGGCCAGCGCCTCGACGCTGCCGGTGAGCAACATGCGGCCGCGGGAGAACAGCCCTACGCGGTCGCACACTTCTTGCACCTGATGCAGCAGGTGGGAAGACAGCAGCACGGTGATCCCGTCCTCCTTGAGTTGGCGGATCAGGGCGAGGAAATCGCGGGCCGCTTCCGGGTCCAGCCCCAGCGTCGGCTCATCCAGGATCACCACCTGGGGGGTCTTGCACAGGAGCTCGGCGAGCCCCAGCCGCTGGCGCATGCCCCGCGAGAACGTGGCCACGCGCTGGTTCGCCACGCGCGCAAGACCCATGCGCTCTAGGGCCGCGCCGATGCGCCGGTCGGCCTCCGCAGCCGGCAGACCGTTCAGCTTGGTGATATAGCGCAGGTTCTCCCAGGCGGTCAGCTCATCGTAGAACCCCACGGCGTCGGGAAGGTATCCCACCTGGCGCTTGACCATCAGGGGTGTCAGCCGCGGATCGAGCCCTAGAACGGAGAGCTCCCCCGAGGTGGGCTCCGTGAGGCCAATCAGCATCAAGATGGTGGTGGTCTTGCCGGAACCGTTGGGACCCAGAAGGCCGAACACCTCCCCTTTTCGAATTTCCAGGTCCAGGCCCTCCACCGCCACGGTGGGACCGTAGCGCTTGGTGAGCCCGCGGGTTTCAATGACGGTCGCGTTCATCGCCGCCCGTAGCGCGCCACGGCGAAACCCACCACCCCCAGGGCCGCCGCCACCACGGCGATGCCGACCAGTCCCCACCAGGTGGAGGTGCGCACCGTCACCCGGTAATCCATCGACGCCGATTCGCCTTCGGCGTCGGCGCGAATGGTCACGTTGAAATCCCCCGCCAGGGAGCGGGGCGAGGGCGTGAGGGTGGCGGTGACCTGCACCCGCTCGCCCGCGGGCACTGCCGCCAGCTCCTTGGGGTCGAACGTCACCTTCCACTCGTTGGGGGCGAGCGCCGAGAGCGCCACGCCCCGGGCCGGCGCGGTGCCGGTGTTTT encodes:
- a CDS encoding tetratricopeptide repeat protein — its product is MASAVIANLEKLLAAGKESALLRFSLGNEYLKQGDAATAIGHLRRALELDAGYSAAWKLLGKALTDQGALEEALATYRRGIEVAQNKGDKQAAKEMAVFARRIEKSLGLPAR
- a CDS encoding ABC transporter permease, coding for MKREGSPWTGFAAVWAKELADHLSSTRMRVLEVLVLIAAVGAVYVAGQQLRATVMQDPFAFLRLFTAEREPLPSFVAFLGFFVPLVAIALGFDAVNGEYNRRTMSRILSQPIYRDALLVGKFLAALTTLAVLLLALWLVTTGLGILFLGLPPGAEEVVRGLLFLLATLFYAGVWLALAMCLSVIFRQPQGAVLTALGVWIFFAVLWPMLTQFIVQGAQAVTPGLARDPLAQVDLTMALARISPNALYGDAVQALLHPEVRALGPVFLAQLEGMMVGRPLPLAESLALVWPALTALVAGTLLLFAVAYVLFQRKEIRA
- a CDS encoding ABC transporter ATP-binding protein, giving the protein MNATVIETRGLTKRYGPTVAVEGLDLEIRKGEVFGLLGPNGSGKTTTILMLIGLTEPTSGELSVLGLDPRLTPLMVKRQVGYLPDAVGFYDELTAWENLRYITKLNGLPAAEADRRIGAALERMGLARVANQRVATFSRGMRQRLGLAELLCKTPQVVILDEPTLGLDPEAARDFLALIRQLKEDGITVLLSSHLLHQVQEVCDRVGLFSRGRMLLTGSVEALARQVLGSAWRVHLEAQPAPSDPEGALLRAALEQVPGVRLVQAESTGHWRVDAQQDVRSELAQAALGAGARLIGLTQARPGLDEVYARYFQEAADEA